Genomic segment of Polypterus senegalus isolate Bchr_013 unplaced genomic scaffold, ASM1683550v1 scaffold_9796, whole genome shotgun sequence:
TCTGAACCTGCTTCCTCTGACCCTAAATGTGCTCTACCAGCTATCATGTGGTGTTTCTCTCCTCAGgttattcttccagtgcacctactcgggaagccaggatgtgcaagtggaggctgaggtgtatactgtggggccacctcttccagtagtagaGCAAGGGGCCATTTGACCTGGAATTGGTCATTGCAACAGGTACTGCAGTGGGTGGGAGGGGTCCCAGAGTTTGATTTGCTGATCCTTCCCAGGAAGGTTCTTAACGCCTGGTGGATTTTGAGCTCAGAGGATCCTTGTCGAGTTGTATCTCTAGTAACAAATGCCCCGTCCTTTCCATGTCCAGATTCCTCCTATGGCTCCTACTATGTGGATGCTGACTACCCTGTGACCAAAACTCAGAGGGATCCTGTGGCAGTGGAAGTGCACATCATGAACAGTGACaggaccctaaccctaacctgtgTGGCTCTTGGGGACTGCTGGGTCACCCCAGGACCTTCTGCTTCCAGCCAGCCCCAGTGGAGCCTTCTGGTGAATGGGTAGGTGCCCACTTTGTGATGGTGTATAGGAGAAGTTAGCTGTTCAGTGCTAACTGGTGGTTTGCTTTGTCCAGATGCCCAAACACAGGGGACAATTATTTGACCAACTTGGTGACTGTGGACAGCACATCTGGCATAGCCTACCCAAGTCATTACAAGAGATTTGTGTTTGAGATGTTTGCTTTCGTGGATCCAGTTACTCAGCAAGCCTTGGCTGAAAAGGTGAGCTTTGTGACAAAGGGTATCCCTTCTCTTCTGCATTGTGGTTTCTGTAGTGGGCTTTAATTTGTAATTGGGTGTAGCAATTCAATGTATGCGATGGCAAAGTTTCTCTGCTGTTTGGGCTACTAGAGATGTTTTGGTTTCCTCTGTAgatcttcatctactgtgttgCTGCTGCCTGTTATCCCTCTGCCGCAGACCCCTGTACTCGGAGCTGCCCTGCACGAAGTGAGTAGCCTATAGCAGTTGGGTTTGGATGTGGTGTCTGTAGATCATGGCACCAGTGTTACTAATGCTGTGCCTTGTAGTTGAAGCTATACACGGAGTGGTATGGAAACATTTTGCCCCATTTCCACTGGGTGGAAAATCTGGTTGCTTTGCAAGGGGGCTCGGTGTGTGTAAAACTGAAACAACCCCTTTGTTTTCAGGATCTGGCAGAGCTGCAGACAAGTTGGCACAAATTGCTTCATCCAGGAAGAATGTGCTCCTTCACAGTGGTCCTGTGGTCTTTGGGGCTGACCAGGTGACAACCTCCAGGTTGGAGCAGGAAGGTAACCATCTTGATACTCCAACTCGAGTTTTTTGGTTGTGGGTTTGGCTGTATGGCTGGGagagtaaattaaatattttttgtcttcCTCCCTCAGCCTCTCTTCCCACTGGATTCCTGGTGCTGGGAGCTGCAGCTGCCATGTTGATGGTGGTCCTGGTTTTGGCTGTAGTAGCTCTGAGGAGGTTGAACAGGCACAATGTGaatctgaaattttaataaaGGCTCTTCATGAATGGTTGGAATCTAGTcttgtgtaatttttaaaattgagttAAACTTGTGGGTCTGGTGTCCAAGTtccattttttttgcttctgaAATGGGAAAGATGGGAGGTGATAAAGAAGGCAAGCTATGaatgatgaaacaaaaagggTCCTAACTGCAGATCACCACCCAAGTCCTCTCATGGAGTGTTTTAAATGGATTGTCTGACCAGTGTCCTTGTGCAGGACTGACttctcagtggttctcaaccacTATGGGGGCACAGAGTAACAAAGGGGGCATGAAGATGTTTTGGTTAATAGATTGGATTTTCACAAGTTAACTGAACTACATttttgatactagaaaaatagttGGATGTCAATGAAAATTTAAGTAGGTACAATATGCATAATCGGAACAAATTATcagtgggatatatatatatatataaaaaaaaaaaaaataaggagcgttaactcgggtcacaaatacttaaaggttgagaaatgctgcctaATTTTTACAACTCTGGGATGTGTCTGAGCTACCCTCTATCATGAATGGCTTGTTTGTATTAGATGGAGACTGAGTGGAGATTCATCTACCTTCCAAAGATCCTTAAGTTTCTGAACtgggcactttttattttttttttatatattcctaATATTGCTGATGTCACACATTGGCTAAGCAAATGCACCAGTGTGGCTTATTTCAAGGTTGGCATGGCTTGATTGGCTCAATGATCAGGGTCCGGCTCTTTTTTCTCTATTCCCTCACTAGGCCCTATCCTCCAGTGCTATTGTGCAAAAATGTACCTGGAAGTCATTTATGAATGACTGACATACCATCTGTTAAACGTCTGTTCTAATACAACCAGCAGGAAAGTATGGAggactatttcggacaaaattaaataaatgtgcaaataagtactgtgaaatgtgagcataaatgtatcatgaaatgaagccttcaTAAATgcatcatgaaatgagagcataaatgtcaatgtttttcgttgcttatttatttcattttgtccgtaacattctccaaaccgtcatgaaatacaacttgaaataaaactgtcactttcactcatcaaagtttagagggtgggctctaacacgccctctagttaccgatcagtgaatcgatagcacaagattTTGAAAAATGTGAACTGGAGTGACCCTACTCTTGTTCTGACACTAGGGGACTGCTGGGTCACCCCAGGACCTTCTGCTTCCAGCCAGCCCCAGTGGAGCCTTCTGGTGAATGGGTAGGTGAACACCCCAGCCCCATTGTGCGGTTGAGGAGATTTTGGCTGTTTAGTGCTAAATGGGGAGGTCTGCTTGTCCCAGGTGTCCAAACACAGGAGACAACTATTTGACCAGCTTGTTGACTGtggacagcacatctggagtGACCTACCCTAGTCAATACAAGAGATTTGTGTTTGAGATGTTTGATTTTGTGGATCCTGTAGCACAGCAATCCTTGGCTGAAAAGGTAAGTTTTCTGCCCAAATGGGAGTCGTATTAAGCTATACTGGAAAACTTACGGTCTTTGAAATGTTTGGGTTTCAATTGGGAGTTTTGATAGTCCAAGCTGTTCAATGGTAAGGAGGTTTACCATATATTTGGCCTAGTAAAGTGTTTTCCCTCTGTGTAgatcttcatctactgtgttgCTGCTGCCTGCTATCCTTCTGCAGCTAAACCCCTGTACTGAGCTGTCCTGCAAGAAGTGAGTAGTCTGTGGAGGTTTGGCTGTAGATCTCCTAGTAGAATGTGGCTTTACTCTTTTCAAATGTGGTGTCCTGTCAATAACTGATGTATGGATTCTCTCCAGACAAGGTGCATAATATCCTTTCGGGGGTTCGGTGTGTGCGTTTGACTAACACTTATTTTCTAATCCCCCTGTTTTCAGGATCTGGCAGAGCTGCTGAAAAGTTGGTACAATTTGCTTCATCCAGGAAGAATGTGCTCTGTCACAGTGGTCCTGTCCTCTTACAGGTTGACCAGGTGCAAACCTCTAAGCTGGAGGATGAAGGTAATCCTTTTGACTTCCAGTATTAGTCAgccagcactttttttttttttttggttaatgctGATTGGAGAGTAAATGTCCTTTTGTCCTCCCACAGCCCTTCTTACCTCTGGATACCTGGTGTTGGGAGCTGCAGCTGCCATGATGGTGGTCCTGGTTTTGGGTGTAGTTGCTGTGAGGAGGGTCAACTGGCAAAATCTGAagtcttaataaaattttatggCTGCCTGACTTGTGTCTGGTTTTTTGGACAAACGAGATCAGCGCCCAACAGAGGGCAGGTGTTTAGGAGGGAGTTGCCCCCTCTTCACTACTTCAGCCTTTTATCATGCCCGATCCTTTAGTGGCTGGTACAGCTCTTTGAGCTCCAATGGTGCTTGCCTTGTATTCACTGGTGTTGGCTGCTGGTCAAAATGGGAGACCTTGACTCACATAACTAAGGGTTAGCTTTCACAAACTAAGCTTTTATTACAAGAGACAACTGTGGTACTAAtgtagggttttgttttttttttttcctacgtTTCAACTTGGATCTTCACTTCCTGTGTTTTGGTCTACCGTGTGGTTTGGATTTCTGTAACATgcggcttttatttatttttttaaataccttcTGTTTGTCCATAATACAAAAGCCTGATTTCCCTCCCAGGGGATATGGGGTTTATTTGTAGCCAGAAACACTTGGTGAAGGACCACAATGCCTCCCTCATGTATTGACTCATTTAGGCTgggtttatgatttttttcgGGGAGCAACACTTGCTCCAGCAGACGCTACTTCTATGCAAGCATTGT
This window contains:
- the LOC120519867 gene encoding zona pellucida sperm-binding protein 4-like encodes the protein MFAFVDPVTQQALAEKIFIYCVAAACYPSAADPCTRSCPARRSGRAADKLAQIASSRKNVLLHSGPVVFGADQVTTSRLEQEASLPTGFLVLGAAAAMLMVVLVLAVVALRRLNRHNVNLKF